The sequence GATACATCTGAGAATTCATTGTTGGGGCAGACAACACAAGCACAcccaaaagaaaatagaaaagaaagaaaaagaaaataatgaCAGCTTGTCAAGTGTGCGGTGCTGTTCAGGCTGCCAAATCTGCCACGGTACTCTGTTCTTGCACCATCAACCTGCTCAACAAACCTGCCATGGTAGTTTGGGACTTGTAACACTAACTCTATTCTCTTCTTAACTAATATATGAGGAAAATTTCACACGAACATTTTTCGGAAATCTCACATATTTTTCTATAAAAATGCAATTTTAATTTGTGAACACAATCTGATAATGAGTTTTTTCAAATCCTAATAAATTTTTGAAAATCACAGACATTTTTTAAAATTCctgaatatttttcaaaaacaCGAACATGTTTTTAGTCTCTGAGGAAAAAAATTGATAAGAGGAACAAGTTTTTACGTTTCTCTCCAACTCCATGTAGTTCGAACTCACACTTTCAACGCTAAAAGCCGGCCCATTGACCGAGTTTGGGTATGACGACGAAGGGTTAAATTCCACAATCATTCCGTCCATGGAATCAGGGATAAAAAAAGGATCCATCGTGACCCCCCATCTTTTTAAGCTCTGCTCCCAAACTAAAGAGAAAGGAAAGGAGACTGATTTTGACATCGGTGTCGGTTTTTCCAACGAAACGTATAAGTTTTGGATTGagatttcacataagcattgcacaaTGATCCGCATTAGGTGGGGAGCAGCAATGATACCGCTGGCCGGGAATAAGTACCTTCAAAAACATCTGAAATTCCCATACATTTTTTTAAAAAGtatgatttttttaatttatgaacaaaattggaaatatgaactttttcttgaaatttttgaaagaaaaataaacttggaaaaaataataataaagaaaaaagaaaaagaaataataaacAAAAAATAGGAAATACGGTAAAATAAACAAGAAAAGGCTTTGCTTGGCCCAGCTGTCGGCCCAGCGTGTGCGTGCTAGTATAATAGACCTTTCACCTGGATCACGTCAACAGCTACGCTGTGATGTAGTGGCTAGCGCGCGTAGCCGCAGACCTGCAGGTAGCGGGTTCGAATTGTCCTTGCGCGCGTTTTTGTATAAATCAGCCTTTTCTTGCAAAAAATTGGACCAATGTTGGTAATGACacgcaaaaattagcaatcgtggtaccaatctgtatgtgatgcccgaattgtggtacttctgtatAATTAACTCGATTCAAAATCACCACAAACATAACATTCATATGTTGTGGATCGAGCCAACCAATGGCATGCACGAACTCAAACGAGGTGATCGCCGAAGAAAAcatcaccgccgccaccacctcctcatcgacatcctcctcttctttggcctcctcctcttGTTCCATGTCTTCGGCCACCTCCTATTCTTCGGCCGCCTCCGATTGATGCCAAACTAGGTCATAGTTGAGCTCATCAAGTCCCATCTTTGCCGAGGACTCAAAAGACGCTAATAATTTGGTCGTGTTCATCTCCGCACTATGACAACGAAACAAACAAACTTCGTCACCATTGTCCTTGCGCGCGTTTTTTCGTTTCGGTTATTTATTTGTTCACTTCGCGGAAACTTTCTTCCGTGAAAAACTTCGCGGAAACTTTCTTCCGTGAAAAACTTGCGAACGAAAAAAAAATCCCTCTCAATGGTGGTTTTCCTGGAAAAAATGGGCATTTATGTGATTACATATAAAgccaaggggttttctgcaaaaaatatGCCATGTCGGCACCTGACGGGCCCCAACggtcagatacactgtcaatacgtataaatcagccttttcttgcaaaaaattggaccaatgttggtactgacacgcaaaaattagcaatcgtggtaccaatctgtatgtgatgcccgaattgtggtacttctgtgtaATTAACTCGATTCAAAATCACCACAAACATAACATTCATATGTTGTGGATCGAGCCAACCAATGGCATGCACGAACTCAAACGAGGTGATCGCCGAAGAAAAcatcaccgccaccaccacctcctcatcgacatcctcctcttctttggcctcctcctcttGTTCCATGTCTTcggccacctcctgttcttcggCCGCCTCCGATTGATGCCAAACTGGGTCATAGTTGAGCTCATCAAGTCCCATCTTTGCCGAGGACTCAAAAGACGCTAATAATTTGGTCGTGTTCATCTCCGCACTATGACAACGAAACAAACAAACTTCGTCACCATCGGCCGAAATGTTGAAGATGATTATTTTACCTTGTcggcatttcatcaagcacttggTGGCAGCGACCTTTCTTGCCGGCTGCCGCCGCCGGACGCGCTGGAGCAGTGCCCATAGGTGTCACCGGATACGTTGCATGAGGCGCCGGCCTTGGACGGCGCCGGCCTTGGATGGCACGTTGTCgtggcctttttcttcttcttcttcttcttctcggcaGCCTCCTCGGCGGTGGCCGGCAGGGTGGCGGAGGGGTCCGAGCAATCCATTCCTGCCGGAGGACCGGTCATCGGTGATGGCTGCGGCGGGAATGGAGCGGGCGAGACGGCGGGAGAAAGAGGGAGGCCATTTTCCCAGCAGCGCGAGGAGTGAGTATATTTAGGGAGATTAGGGGGGAGGGTTCGGTGGCGGAGGAAATTTTTTACTCCACTAATATGTTTAGGGGATTGGCTATGTGCAGCATAAGGGAAGAAAACCGAATTTATTCTCCCTTACAGCCAGATAGAGGATCGGTTAGAGTTGCCCTTACCTTTCCTTTCTTTGAGCGAATTAGTGTCTGCTGGGCTAGTTGCCTGAACCTGTTGTGTGTCGTTGTTTTTATTTCTCCGTACCGGAACCTGCTATACCTTTAGTCTCACTGATCATAGGCTTCATAATAAAAACTGGAGCCGGGATTGATCGCCTGTTTTTCTATAAAACGATTATGTTTGCAGCTTGACACGAGTACTATCCTTCCCAATCACCGCCGTGACTTTTGCGCCTTTGATCATGTAGCATGTAGTAACATGTACTCGGAAGTCAAAAGAGACAGAGCTGATCCAAGTTAGCATCAATAAATCGCGAGACGACATCtgcagatttcttattcaagttaGCAAACATGGTTTAGCCAGTGGCCTCCCTCGGTAGAAGGATCGAGTTCGAGTCTTTGAGATGCTGCTACCCATTCCAAGCTGAGAAAGTGTGAGGAATCGTTCTTCGCCACAAAAAAGGGCATCCACGGATAGCTAGCAAACCAATGTGCTCGCCTATAAATTGATCGCCAATTCGCTCATNNNNNNNNNNNNNNNNNNNNNNNNNNNNNNNNNNNNNNNNNNNNNNNNNNNNNNNNNNNNNNNNNNNNNNNNNNNNNNNNNNNNNNNNNNNNNNNNNNNNNNNNNNNNNNNNNNNNNNNNNNNNNNNNNNNNNNNNNNNNNNNNNNNNNNNNNNNNNNNNNNNNNNNNNNNNNNNNNNNNNNNNNNNNNNNNNNNNNNNNNNNNNNNNNNNNNNNNNNNNNNNNNNNNNNNNNNNNNNNNNNNNNNNNNNNNNNNNNNNNNNNNTATTGTATCTATCCATGGCGGCGAAACCGGTGAAGCCGGCGAAGAACATGGACAAGCCGCTCTTCACTGAGACGTTCAACGTCCAGGCCAGCTCCGCTGACTACgtcaccttcatcaccggcatcCACAACAAGCTCGGTAACCCGGGCCACTTCACCCACAACCGCCCCGTGCTGCCGCCGGTCGAGCCCAACGTCGCGCCGAGCAGGTGGTTCCACATCGTGCTCAAGACCTCGCCGGCTAGCACCGGGCTCACGCTCGCCACCCGCGCCGACAACCTCTACTGGGAGGGCTTCAAGAGCAGCGATGGCACCTGGTGGGAGCTCACCCCGGGCCTCATCCCCGGTGCCACCTACCTCGGGTTCGGCGGCACCTACCGCGACCTCCTCGGCTACAGCGACAAGCTGACCAACGTCGCTCTCGGCCGGCAGCAGATGGCCGACGCGGTGACCGCACTCTACGGGCGCACCAAGGCTGATAAGACCTCCGGCCCGAAGCAGCAGCAGGCGAGGAAGGCGGTGACGACGCTGCTCCTCATGGTGCACGAGGCCACGCGGTTCCAGACCGTGTCGGGGTTCGTGGCCGGCCTGCTGCACCCCAAGGCGGTGGAGAAGAAGAGCGGGAAGATCTCCAACGAGCTAAAGGCCCAGGTGAACGGGTGGCAGGACTTATCCGAAGAGCTGCTGAAGACGGATGCGAAGCCCCCACCGGGAAAGTCGCCAGCGAAGTTCACGCCGATCGAGAAGATGGGCGTGAGGACGGCGGAGCAGGCGGCCGCCACGCTGGGGATCCTGCTGTTCGTCGAGGTGCCGGGTGGGTTGACGGTGGCCCAGGGGCTGCAGCTGTTTCGTGCGCGTGGGGGAAAATAGTTAGTTTTGCAGGTATATCTGCATGAGTATATTGTATGTATAATTCGAATAAACATGCTACAGAGCGTGGGActgatataaataaataaataaacatgtTTCAGAGTGAGTGCatgatataaataaataaataaacatgtTACAAAGTGGGTGAGTTCCTTACCTCTTTTGCTGTCTTTGCTGTTTCTCCTCTTCCTCCTGTACTCCTTACCTCTTTCCCACCTTTTCTCTTTCACTCCTTCCCTTATAACCTTGCACCTGGGTGCATTTCACAAGTTTGATGTAACATGTTACTTTCACAGGCTTTTCAGCCTGTTTTGAAATATAAGGTCGGCCTTGAGCCACCTTTTCTttcaaaacataaaaataaaatttatATCTAACATATGTTTTTGCTTTAGTGAGTATCCATTGGACAAGAATAAAAAAACATGATCTAGCGCGCTTAGCCCACTGGAACCCACCTTACCCTATTAGTTAGCCCTTCCCATAGTGTTCTCATGCATGGACGAGTAGAGGGTGGCGGGCGCGTCTTTATCTTGCCTCTATTTTATTTTAGAATTTATCTTGAATCTAGTCTTAAAAATTTATCTTGCCCCTAGTTAGACTTGTTTTTAGCGATTTTCTCTAGTGAGATGAAAGAACGACTCGTCTCAAAGGAGCTCATACGAGCCGGGCCAGTCGAGGGTAGTTGGTTCATTTCTAATGTTCTTTTGGTTCCGTTTGTTACTCCTTTTCCATTTtcgatttttatttttttatttttggaatattttaagTATATATCTTTAAAAAAATCTTTGACTTAGAAAAGTTCACCGCATATTAAAACGATCACGTAATGAGAAAACAATCTTCGCATAATTTGATAAAAACAGTTAATATCAttcaaataattgttcaacatATTTATAAAATGTGACGCGTTGCGTAATATGTTCAggctttttaaaaaatgtttatagaaTGTAAAAATTTGGTACCCTAATTTTGCAATAATGTTCATACAAGTAAAAAAAATGTGCATAACACTTACAAAATATATTGCAAATTTGAAATAAACTCATCGTATTTATGGAAAATGTtcaatgtattaaaaaaatgttcactatgTATTTTAAAAAGTTGAGTGTCCATTTGACAAATGTTCAACATATATTAATAAAAATGTTAAAACTTTATTcggaaaatgttcaatgtgtatctgATTTTTTTCAACCTATATAAAAACGTTCAATGTGCATTTGACAAATGTTCAAAATGTATTCAgttaaaatgttcaacatgtatgaGAAAAAAAATGTTCAATGGCTATCTAAAAATTGGACAACGTGTATACCAAAAATGTTCAACCTGTAGTGAAAACTTGGCACgtatttgaaaaaataaataaataagaaaagaaaaaacaaacagagagaaagaaaaatgatgaaaacacacagaaacaaagaagaagaaaaatgcgtGGAAGATTCTAAAACCGGCCGGAAATAGTCCATAGAAGATTTTCAAAAGGGAAAGAGGAAATAAAACCGACATAGCCTCATTTGCTCCTGGTGGAAACTAAGATTGAAAGAAAAAGGTTATATAGTTCGGAAAAAACTGAAAGTTTTCGGCATCCAAGATGCTTGGGCGGACTAGGAGTGTGCAATATTTCTATGGTCCATATTTCTTTTTGCGACGAGCTCATCGAATGCCATTTTGGATTTAAACAATGGGGTCCAAATCATTGGATGTGTATTGAAGCAAACTAACGGTTATTTTAGCTATGTAATCCAGTTAACCCCCCGTTCAATTTTCTGTACTAGTGATGTTTCAAGTTTAAATGTGTACTTGTCACAATTAGGACTGCCTTGATGTGCGATGTGAGAGTAAAAGAAAGAGGTTACTGCAGGTATGAAGGCACACTACTAGTGTACATGACAGTAATGTGACCGGGGCACGCCACTGATAACCAATTTCCACCCGCCACTGATGACGATTTCCGCGGGGATGGTTGCCTGAACATGTCGCATGTCTTTGTTTTTATTTCTCCCTACCCGAGGCAGAACCTGCTACCTTTGCTCTGCCTGATCATTGGCTTCATAACAGAAAAATAGAGCCGAGAGTGATCCTCCTGTTTCTCTATGAAAGATCATGTTTACAGCTCGACACAAGTACAATCCTTCTGGATTACTACTGTGACTTTTGCGCCTTTGATAATGTAACATATACTCAGAATTCCAAAGACAGAACTGATCCCTGCATCACTAAATCGAGACATGACATCcgcagatttcttattcaagttaGTGGTAGAAGGATAGCGCTTAAGATGCTGCGACCGATTAATTCCAAGCTGAGAAAGTGTGATGAACTGATCTTCGGCATAAATAAAGGGATCATCCACTAGTTAATCCCCAGAAGAAAAACATGCCGTCTCCATTCCAGAACGATATTTCTGCGTAGCCGTGCAGTGCTGCAAATCAAACCAAATTGAATCTTGGCATCTCCTTCTTTGGACTAGCTAGCTAGGAAAGCAAGCATATGTAAAAGTGAAGGCGTGTAGGCGTATACATCTAGGTAAGGACGCGTGCATGTTATATAGATCAATAGGGTTGCAATTGGCGGCAGGTTATTTAGTAGGACAGACCCCTAAACCAAGCAATACAAAGATAAGGATCAGCTCCAAAAACGCCTTCGTGTAAGCATACGCACACACATCACGTAGTAGTATTAGGATTGACCTTAAGTCAAGCTATACAAAGATAAGGATCATCTCTGACAACCTGCCTTGTATACAACACACAAGCACAGCATCACGTACAAGTTACATATGACACGTACACGTATACAAAGCCTATCATTTGACAGCATGCACCTGTCGATCGCCTATAAATTCATCTCCAGTTCGTTCATCCTCTTCCATATCTCAACCCCTCTCGCTTGATAGTACGTCTCATCTAAGCCTCGTATCCATGGCGGCAAAGATGGCGAAGAACGTGGACAAGCCGCTCTTCACGGCGACGTTCAATGTCCAGGCCAGCTCTGCCGACTATGTCACCTTCATCAACGGCATCCGCAACAAGCTCCGCAACCCGGGGCACTCCTCCCACAACCGCCCCGTGCTGCCGCCGATCGAGCCCAACGTCCCGCCGAGCAGGTGGTTCCACATCGTGCTCAGGACATCGCCGGCAAGCACCGGGCTCACGCTCGCCACCCGCGCCGACAACCTCTACTGGGAGGGCTTCAAGAGCAGCGACGGCACCTGGTGGGAGCTCACCCCCGGACTCATCCCCGGCGCCACCCACGTTGGGTTCGGCGGCACGTATCGCGACCTCCTCGGCGACACCGACAAGCTGACCAACGTCGCTCTCGGCCGGCAGCAGATGGCGGACGCGGTGACCGCGCTCTACGGGCGCACCAAGGCCGACAAGTCCTCCGGCCCGAAGCAGCAGCAGGCGAGGGAGGCGGTGACGACGCTGCTCCTCATGGTGCACGAGGCCACACGGTTCCAGACCGTGTCGGGGTTCGTGGCTGGAGTGCTGCACCCCAAGGAGAAGAAGAGCGGGAAGATCGACAATGAGATGAAGGCCCAGGTGAACGGATGGCAGGACCTGTCCGAAGCGCTGCTGAAGACGGACGCGAAGCCCCCGCCGGGAAAGGCGCCAACGAAGTTCACGCCGATCGAGAAGATGGGCGTGAGGACGGCGGAGCAGGCGGCCGCCACCCTGGGGATCCTGCTGTTCGTCCAGGTGCCCGGTGGGATGACGGTGGCCCGGGCGCTGGAGCTGTTTCATAAGAGTGGGGGGAAATAGGTAGTAGTTGTGCAGGTATATCTGCATGGGTATTGTACAAGTCGAATAAACATGTCACAGAGTGACTGAATGATATAAATAAATAAATGTCACAGAGTCAGTGAATGATATGAATAAATAAACATGTCTAGTTTATATTGGGTCCAACCATAGAATTGCTATCCAACATATGTTTTGCATATGCACATATCAGAAGCGCGAACTATGTTCATCCTTTTAGACTCTCAGGGGCTCATTTGGTTGTTGGGGTGAAAAAACCATGGGCAGTAAACTCCCCTAGGGGATTTCCCTGCTCATATGAGATCCTCCTCCTGCCATGTGAAATATCCCATTGCCATTTGGGCACCAAGGGAGAGTGAAGAGAGTGAAGGGAGAAGAGCAGAAGAACAGAGCGCCAAGGCGACTCAGATCACAAGAAAAGAGACGAGGGGAGCCCGGGAGAATTCTCCTGGAGTGCGGAGGTCGGAGCGAGCGGCCCGGGGATTTCGGGAGGATCGGGCCGAGAAAGCCCTTTCCACGATGTTACCAAATGGATCGCCTGAAAATCCGGGGTGTAGATTGCAGGCGGGTTTCTCGCCCGAGGAAAGGATAGGTATCCTGGCAGCAATGCTACATTCACGGACTAATACGGGGGGTTTACGAAGTGTTTGTGACTTGTTAGATGTTGATTGGATTAAGGGGGAGGAAGAGGCcccacccacctgaaaatcaggagGGTGAAAAAGAATTAGAAGGAAGGGTCCGTAATGCCCCCGTAATGAGCCTGTGCGTTTAGCATTTTTGGTATCCCGGGGGATCCATGGTAACCAACTAGTGTACCAACATTTCCCCTCCAGAAAATCTACATATTTTAGTACTTTTTGGCCAGAAAATTCTCACACTTACATACACGGTTATATTGTTTTTCTTTATTTAAAAGGGAGGAAAGCCCCacataatgatgcatgcagccaatTTATTAACCAAAAGTATGCAAACGGAGTCTAAGGGCCAGTACTGGCTCACAAAAGGAGCACAAGAACAGTAAAGATAAAAAGATGCCACAGCCGGCGAAAAAACAAGTTAAGATGACTAAACACCTAGCCTATTATTAGTTCGCCATTTAAATTGGTTGGAGATAacccgtgctaccgtctcccaatggttgcacccagtaaccaaaagcCCCCTAGAGTCCgcatgagtgagtaacgaccacgtacggatccaagcagtGGCTATGTGGATAACCTGCAAAAGTTGATAAAGTTTTTTCCATTAAAGATCATATCACCTTTGCAGTTTCATATAGCCCAAAACAATGCACATATCCCTATCCGAATATGTCCTGCAATATTTGAATCCGCTCCAtttagccatgtcccaaataacgtgttacTAATTGAAGGATTAATGTTGAAGTCTATATGTATCGTACGCCATACAAGTTTGGCTTATATTgtgccatttcaatattttatTTGTCGATTTTATGTTTATATACAGTTGGTATTCATTGAATAGGTGGATTTCCTGGGAGAGAAGGTGCAAAGCTTCAAGGCCAGACCCCACAAGGAGTTGATGACTCAGTATAGCAACCCTGACGAGACTGGGACAGTACCCCGCCGGAGACAGGGACAACGCGGTTGTTCTAGTGCCACTGGTTCCTGCGAGGGCGAGGGTTCACATGTTTGGGGCGCTTTTTTACAATCCACATGTTTGGAGgtgttaagggcatctccaaccacGACCCGTAAATTTTCTCCTGCATTCGTCTGGAACAGGGGGAAGGGGCAGTCCGTGGACATGGATGCAGGAGGgggccatccaatgctgcccgaaGACATTTCAACCCGCATTTCAACTAGCTGGACGAAATTCATGTACACCGGCTCCAGGGTGGACAGCGCTGTCATAAAGGCCAGTGGGCGTGTCAGTGCTGGTTGCGGACGTCCGGCAATGCCACTGTGGCGGCCCTAGACGTACAACGGCAGCAGCAGAGGTGGAGCGTGCAGATGCAAAGCAAGGGGGAGAAGGGCGCGGAGTGGAAGGAAATGAAACCGAGAGGGTGATTGGGTGGGCCGGGGGTGTCGGTTTCCTACATGGCTGCTGCTGGTTTGAACTTTTTTTATTAACTTGAACAAAAATATCTGTATTTCGAAAAATGTtgacgaatttgaaaaatgtttctgGATTTTAGAAACTGTTCATTAATTTGAAAAAAGTGATCACAAGTTTGAAAAGATGTTTCCTCATTTTTGAAAATGTTCCTGAATTTCACAAAATGTCCCTGCATTTTAGAGAATGTTCAAAAAATTAAAATATGGGGCATATTCCTTTTATGCTTTTACTCCTACATTTTATACGAAATTGTAAAAAATGTTAAAAAatagagaaaagaaaaaaggaaagaaaaataaaatgggAAGCTTATAGAAAAAACATAAAAGGAAAAAAAGGGTCTATGAAGGTTCTAGTACTTTTCTATAAGCGGGGAACACACTAAAAACCTCGAACTGGGCTGGCACAATATAGTGCCTACAATTGCGTGAGGGTGTGGCTTTGCTCGCTAACTGTTGACCTATGCTGGGATTCAGAATTATCGTCTTTATCTTGCCTCTAGTGAGATTTTTTTTCTTGAGAATTCTCGCCCAACTTTATTGGTGAATCAAAATGTTCTAGTGAGATGGAAGAAAAACTCGTCACAAGGGAGTTCATGGCGGCCGGCCAGTCCGGAGTTGTTGGTTTGGTTCATTCATTCCTTTTATTCATTTGGTTTCGTctttttacttttacttttttccttacttatttttatttatttttgaaaatatttgacttaatttcaaaaaaatcactgtGCATTACAAGttatggaggtgatgtggaaggtactcgaccaattcatcgcctgaagatgaAGGAACTCAAGTGCAatacagccgcggagcaggcgttccatgtcatcctttgggatgcggacggcaatgagttcgaggtgcttcagtcgtggtagaaaaagagcgggcgcgtcattaaggggatGGCAGTtgatgaacttggcgaggcgcagcgtgggtGCGAAGCGGAGCACGGATGTTGGCAGCGAGTGCATATGCCCATTATTAAAAatgagcttctcgagctgatctatggcgggggatcgtaatcactcgtcaagcttggctcggtcctttccattggaacggaacttgcccgtgataaggtctctgattgggccatggtgactgccgaggatcgaggagaatgcatccaagcttttgcgatagccatggcagagctcgtcaGCGTCGAGGTGGTCGACAGGGGTGAGGAGCCTTAGGGGCGCCACCGCCAGGAAAGGGCGGCTGTccttgccccatatttgattggggggaggaatatgatgactctcaacatatcatcggggatgTTTTTGATGAAGTCTAGGTCTACTGGAgtcgcctcccagtgagcctgcatgGCGAACTACTGGCACGCCTACCGTCGTTTCACACAACTACTAGCACGCCCCATACGGTGAGTGCGTACCAAACACGCGCATGAATTAGATAGtggtagtgattttagttgcaaaaattagatagtgctagtgatttttagctgcatattttgacaaatcgcattGTCTCTTGGCTTAGATCCGAAGTctagctttaatttgcataccgtattcaatctgaatcgtttgcgttgaagagatgcacaaatcctgtgttaaacagctcgcacgcttcccggtgagcctctcggtcagcctacgcaccggactgcactcgcacgcctcctgttcagtcaagcagctgtccgcacggcacctcctgtagccattaaaaccaagacacgtggcatcatgTAAATGCTTAAgagaacgcacacgatttgaattatacaaacgtttgagatattaaagtggcagctatttatttcaaaatgcctttgttggctgttattcaagtgcatcttctctcaaaatggacaccaaAAACACCACATCATGTCAGTGTCATTacatgatagtatgccaagttccatgaatttcagacgagttttggatttagtagaatttagaaacaaagtatctcaatgttttgccggcaatcaacggtgccctggtgtttgaaattcattcccatttcttgcatgagacctaagcatgcacccaaggacacagatttgacttttcaaccaatttatatgcattgaagcatgtgcatgtagttcaaacttgaat comes from Triticum aestivum cultivar Chinese Spring chromosome 5B, IWGSC CS RefSeq v2.1, whole genome shotgun sequence and encodes:
- the LOC123117464 gene encoding protein synthesis inhibitor II-like — translated: MAAKPVKPAKNMDKPLFTETFNVQASSADYVTFITGIHNKLGNPGHFTHNRPVLPPVEPNVAPSRWFHIVLKTSPASTGLTLATRADNLYWEGFKSSDGTWWELTPGLIPGATYLGFGGTYRDLLGYSDKLTNVALGRQQMADAVTALYGRTKADKTSGPKQQQARKAVTTLLLMVHEATRFQTVSGFVAGLLHPKAVEKKSGKISNELKAQVNGWQDLSEELLKTDAKPPPGKSPAKFTPIEKMGVRTAEQAAATLGILLFVEVPGGLTVAQGLQLFRARGGK
- the LOC123117466 gene encoding protein synthesis inhibitor II: MAAKMAKNVDKPLFTATFNVQASSADYVTFINGIRNKLRNPGHSSHNRPVLPPIEPNVPPSRWFHIVLRTSPASTGLTLATRADNLYWEGFKSSDGTWWELTPGLIPGATHVGFGGTYRDLLGDTDKLTNVALGRQQMADAVTALYGRTKADKSSGPKQQQAREAVTTLLLMVHEATRFQTVSGFVAGVLHPKEKKSGKIDNEMKAQVNGWQDLSEALLKTDAKPPPGKAPTKFTPIEKMGVRTAEQAAATLGILLFVQVPGGMTVARALELFHKSGGK